A window of the Aeromicrobium phoceense genome harbors these coding sequences:
- a CDS encoding nuclear transport factor 2 family protein, translating into MTSGHADSLRALYQAFNDRDLDAVLAAMAPDVDWPNGWEGGRLSGRDEVRDYWERQWREIRPMTIVRHLRDRPDGTVEARVRLVVRDPAGNVLERSEVTHVYEFEGPHVRRMTLEP; encoded by the coding sequence ATGACCAGTGGACACGCCGACAGCCTGCGAGCGCTGTACCAGGCGTTCAACGACCGTGATCTCGACGCCGTTCTCGCCGCGATGGCACCCGACGTCGACTGGCCGAACGGCTGGGAGGGCGGTCGGCTGTCCGGGCGCGACGAGGTGCGGGACTACTGGGAGCGGCAGTGGCGGGAGATCCGCCCCATGACCATCGTGCGACACCTCCGGGATCGCCCCGATGGAACGGTCGAGGCGCGCGTTCGTCTCGTGGTCCGCGACCCTGCCGGGAACGTCCTGGAGCGTTCCGAGGTGACTCACGTCTATGAGTTCGAGGGCCCTCACGTCCGGCGCATGACGCTCGAGCCGTAG
- the hrpB gene encoding ATP-dependent helicase HrpB: MRPRRGGTRHVGQTAGVSDPLRSLLAAPPDLPVTAGLAALDEALRSRGVAVVHAPPGTGKTTLVPPAVAGVVSGRVVVTQPSRIAARAAARRLASLLGEPVGETVGYSVRGDRRTSRRTQVEVVTTGLLLRRIQHDPELASVGAVVLDEVHERHLDADLTLALLIDIRANLREDLTLVAMSATIEAERTAALLGGHDPAPVITVPGALHPVDTVWCPLPPGSRRTDDRGITPAFHDHVAATVRRALAEQEGDVLVFVPGVAEVDATIRRLTGVDADVHALHGRLSSAEQDRALTEGPRRRVIVSTAVAESSLTVPGVRVVVDAGFSREPRTDHRRGLASLVTVAVSRAAADQRAGRAGRLGPGAVLRCWSKAEHAHLAPHPEPEIATADLTAFTLELACWGSHDLRELALLDQPPPHALSAARQVLVDLGAITEDGTATPRGRVIAGVPVDPRLARALIDGAGLVGTKRAAEVVAMLSEDVRAPVGDLVAALRSLRGGHRSGSWRTQVKRLEAVAKEQGAKDQGADRHAPALTDDVAVGPVVALAHPDRIARKRSGGSSYLMTSGTGAAFDQRDPGPLAGLEWLAVADADRRSGQREARIRSAAPLTEDLALEAAGSLWTEVDEVGWTGGRVLARRRTLLGAIELGSVPLSDPPVEAVTEAIQEALESEGIGLLTWSEAATALRARLDFLHRALGDPWPDVSDEALTQNLQSWLGPQLARVRSAQHLRRIDVVGALRALLPWPQAGRLDELAPERVEVPSGSIVRIDYSQEQPVLAVRLQEVFGWKDVPRLAEGRVPLLLHLLSPARRPAAVTADLESFWDNGYPGVRADLRGRYPKHSWPDDPRNAPATRRTNQPRTRR; the protein is encoded by the coding sequence ATGCGTCCGCGGCGGGGTGGGACGCGGCATGTCGGGCAGACTGCAGGAGTGTCCGACCCGCTGCGCAGCCTGCTCGCCGCACCCCCAGACCTCCCGGTCACGGCGGGCCTGGCCGCACTCGACGAGGCGCTCCGCAGCCGTGGCGTCGCGGTGGTCCATGCGCCGCCCGGCACCGGCAAGACGACCTTGGTCCCGCCCGCGGTCGCCGGCGTCGTGTCCGGACGGGTCGTCGTCACACAGCCCAGTCGCATCGCGGCACGCGCCGCTGCCCGGAGGCTGGCGAGCCTGCTCGGGGAACCGGTCGGCGAGACGGTCGGCTACTCCGTGCGCGGGGACCGGCGCACCAGTCGACGCACGCAGGTCGAGGTGGTCACCACCGGCCTGCTGCTCCGGCGGATCCAGCACGATCCCGAGCTCGCCAGCGTCGGCGCCGTCGTCCTCGACGAGGTGCACGAACGCCACCTCGACGCCGACCTCACCCTCGCTCTGCTGATCGACATCCGGGCGAACCTCCGTGAGGACCTGACCCTGGTGGCGATGTCCGCCACCATCGAGGCCGAGCGCACGGCCGCGCTGCTCGGCGGCCACGACCCCGCACCGGTGATCACCGTCCCCGGTGCCCTGCACCCGGTGGATACGGTCTGGTGCCCGCTGCCGCCCGGGTCGCGCCGCACCGACGACCGAGGCATCACTCCCGCCTTCCACGACCACGTCGCCGCGACCGTCCGGCGTGCGCTCGCCGAGCAAGAAGGAGACGTCCTCGTCTTCGTGCCCGGTGTCGCGGAGGTCGACGCGACCATCCGTCGCCTGACCGGAGTGGACGCCGACGTGCACGCCCTGCACGGCCGCCTGTCCAGCGCCGAGCAGGACCGCGCGCTCACCGAGGGTCCGCGTCGCCGCGTGATCGTCTCGACCGCGGTCGCCGAGTCGTCGCTGACGGTGCCCGGCGTGCGCGTCGTGGTGGACGCCGGTTTCTCGCGAGAGCCGCGCACCGACCACCGGCGCGGACTCGCCTCGCTGGTCACGGTCGCCGTCAGCCGGGCCGCGGCCGACCAGCGAGCTGGACGAGCCGGCCGTCTCGGACCGGGCGCGGTCCTGCGGTGCTGGTCGAAGGCGGAGCACGCGCACCTGGCACCTCACCCCGAACCCGAGATCGCCACCGCCGACCTGACCGCCTTCACCCTCGAGCTGGCGTGCTGGGGAAGTCACGACCTTCGCGAGCTGGCCCTCCTCGACCAGCCGCCGCCGCACGCGCTGTCGGCAGCCCGGCAGGTGCTGGTGGACCTCGGCGCGATCACCGAGGACGGAACCGCCACCCCGCGCGGCCGGGTCATCGCAGGCGTGCCGGTCGACCCCAGGCTCGCACGGGCGCTCATCGACGGGGCCGGTCTCGTCGGAACGAAGCGGGCCGCCGAGGTCGTCGCCATGCTCAGCGAGGACGTTCGTGCTCCCGTTGGAGACCTGGTGGCGGCGCTTCGTTCATTGCGTGGAGGGCACCGATCAGGCTCGTGGCGCACCCAGGTCAAGCGGTTGGAGGCGGTCGCGAAAGAGCAGGGTGCGAAGGATCAGGGTGCTGACCGGCACGCCCCAGCCCTGACCGATGACGTGGCGGTGGGGCCCGTCGTCGCCCTCGCCCACCCGGACCGGATCGCGCGCAAGCGCTCCGGTGGGTCGAGCTACCTGATGACGTCCGGAACCGGCGCGGCCTTCGACCAGCGCGACCCGGGCCCCCTGGCCGGCCTGGAGTGGCTCGCGGTCGCCGATGCGGATCGCCGGTCCGGGCAGCGGGAGGCCCGCATCCGGTCAGCGGCACCGCTCACCGAGGACCTCGCGCTGGAGGCGGCGGGCTCGCTGTGGACCGAGGTGGACGAGGTCGGCTGGACCGGCGGGCGGGTCCTGGCCCGGCGCCGCACGCTGCTCGGCGCGATCGAGCTCGGCTCCGTCCCCCTCAGCGACCCACCGGTGGAAGCCGTGACCGAGGCCATCCAGGAGGCGCTGGAGAGCGAGGGCATCGGCCTCCTCACCTGGTCGGAGGCGGCCACGGCGCTGCGCGCTCGCCTCGACTTCCTGCACCGGGCCCTCGGTGATCCCTGGCCCGACGTGAGCGACGAGGCGCTGACGCAGAACCTCCAGTCGTGGCTCGGGCCGCAGCTGGCGCGGGTCCGCTCGGCGCAGCACCTTCGCCGCATCGACGTCGTCGGCGCGCTGCGGGCGTTGTTGCCGTGGCCGCAGGCTGGACGACTCGACGAGCTGGCTCCCGAGCGAGTGGAAGTGCCCAGCGGATCGATCGTGCGGATCGACTACTCGCAGGAGCAGCCAGTGCTCGCCGTGCGGCTGCAGGAGGTCTTCGGCTGGAAAGACGTGCCACGTCTCGCGGAGGGCAGGGTTCCGCTCCTGCTGCACCTGCTCTCCCCCGCCCGGCGCCCGGCCGCCGTCACGGCAGACCTGGAGTCCTTCTGGGACAACGGCTATCCGGGGGTGCGTGCCGACCTGCGCGGGCGCTACCCCAAGCACTCCTGGCCCGACGATCCCCGCAACGCGCCGGCCACCCGACGGACGAACCAACCCCGCACGCGACGGTGA
- a CDS encoding hotdog fold thioesterase: MTDTNHGFLTTIGAHSPEAADGQATLTMDVDNRHLNAAGTVHGGLLATLVDTTMGAAILSLVEDETPATSQLTVTYLRPGKPGRLTVTSKVRKRGDRLTICESEVEQDGKSLVHALATFALTEN; the protein is encoded by the coding sequence GTGACTGACACCAACCACGGCTTTCTCACGACGATCGGCGCCCATTCCCCCGAGGCAGCCGACGGCCAGGCGACGCTGACCATGGACGTCGACAACCGGCATCTCAACGCCGCCGGCACCGTCCACGGCGGACTGCTCGCGACCTTGGTCGACACGACGATGGGCGCAGCGATCCTCAGCCTCGTGGAGGACGAGACGCCTGCCACGAGTCAGCTCACGGTCACCTATCTCCGCCCCGGCAAGCCGGGCCGGCTCACGGTCACCTCGAAGGTGCGCAAGCGCGGCGACAGGCTCACCATCTGCGAGTCCGAGGTGGAGCAGGACGGGAAGTCGCTGGTGCACGCGCTGGCGACCTTCGCGCTCACAGAGAACTGA